One part of the Salmo salar chromosome ssa10, Ssal_v3.1, whole genome shotgun sequence genome encodes these proteins:
- the LOC106613805 gene encoding ubiquitin-conjugating enzyme E2 R2 → MAQHGHHHVASSQKALMLEMKSLQEEPVEGFRITLVDESDLYNWEVAIFGPPNTHYEGGYFKARIKFPIDYPYSPPAFRFLTKMWHPNIYENGDVCISILHPPVDDPQSGELASERWNPTQNVRTILLSVISLLNEPNTFSPANVDASVMYRKWRDSKGKDREYAEIIRKQVHATKADAERDGVKVPTTLAEYCVRTRAPPPDEGSNLFYDDYYDDEDLEDEDEDDEDCCYDEDDSGTEES, encoded by the exons ATGGCTCAGCATGGACATCATCATGTAGCCAGTTCCCAAAAAGCACTCATGCTAGAAATGAAAAGTCTTCAAGAGGAGCCAGTTGAAGGGTTCAGGATAACTTTAGTGGACGAATCGGACTTGTACAACTGGGAAGTTGCTATATTTGGACCACCAAATACTCACTATGAGGGAGGTTATTTTAAG gctcGGATCAAGTTCCCCATCGACTATCCCTACTCTCCTCCGGCCTTCCGCTTCCTCACTAAGATGTGGCACCCCAACATCTATGAG AATGGGGACGTGTGTATCTCCATCCTGCACCCCCCTGTGGACGACCCCCAGAGTGGAGAACTGGCTTCTGAGAGATGGAACCCCACGCAGAACGTCAG GACGATCCTGCTGAGTGTGATCTCTCTGCTCAACGAGCCCAACACCTTCTCCCCGGCCAACGTGGACGCCTCCGTCATGTACCGCAAGtggagagacagcaagggcaagGACAGAGAGTATGCAGAGATCATCAG GAAGCAGGTCCACGCCACCAAAGCAGACGCTGAGCGCGACGGTGTGAAGGTGCCCACCACCCTGGCAGAGTATTGCGTCCGCACCCGCGCCCCGCCCCCCGATGAGGGCTCCAACCTCTTCTATGACGATTACTATGACGACGAGGACCTGGAGGACGAAGACGAGGATGATGAGGACTGCTGCTACGATGAAGATGACTCGGGAACCGAGGAGTCCTGA